In Streptomyces alboniger, the following are encoded in one genomic region:
- a CDS encoding CBS domain-containing protein: MAEFVRDVMTPGVVAVRPDASLVEAAQLMRAQDIGDVLVAADGRVIGVLTDRDIALRAVADGADPLTVSAEAVCTPNPVVVAPGDAVSDAVGLMRDHAVRRLPVVEDGHPVGMVSLGDLALSQDPSSALADISRADPDSWPGIHQA, from the coding sequence ATGGCTGAATTCGTAAGGGACGTCATGACACCGGGCGTGGTGGCGGTACGCCCCGACGCTTCTCTCGTGGAGGCGGCGCAGCTCATGCGCGCCCAGGACATCGGAGACGTGCTGGTCGCCGCGGACGGCCGGGTCATCGGTGTGCTCACCGACCGGGACATCGCGTTGCGTGCCGTGGCGGACGGCGCCGATCCGCTGACCGTCAGCGCCGAGGCCGTGTGCACGCCCAATCCCGTGGTGGTGGCCCCCGGTGACGCCGTGTCGGACGCGGTCGGTCTGATGCGCGACCACGCGGTCCGCAGGCTGCCCGTCGTCGAGGACGGGCACCCGGTGGGGATGGTGAGCCTCGGTGATCTCGCGCTCTCCCAGGACCCCTCGTCGGCGCTGGCCGACATCAGCCGCGCCGACCCGGACAGCTGGCCGGGCATCCACCAGGCCTGA